Proteins encoded within one genomic window of Alteribacter populi:
- a CDS encoding potassium channel family protein has translation MFRLSSFFQAASNQLPTLINLLTALFFVIFLFGGIAHYIEPGVFPDLFDGIWWAMVTISTVGYGDFVPESIPGRLIGVILILTGVGIFSFFITSVATSAVNAKDNHVKGKHSFHKKGHIIIVGWNERTRLLLNKIKKQNSKAHVVLIDETLEKKPSNLSWVHFVKGSASHDHILHKANIHEAYTAIITADSHEEEGLADSKTVLSLLAFKGVNPKIYTIAEIITESQISNARRAGADEIVQSSVLLSSLMNNGPESHGVSLLMLTLLQKDTKNQMELKKLPEECIGLTYGELCEDWDLFEGEHLLGIWRGDSAELLPADSYELKEGDHLVVLVKKKQTGD, from the coding sequence GTGTTTCGATTATCTTCTTTTTTTCAAGCGGCTTCAAATCAACTACCAACCTTAATCAATTTATTAACTGCTCTCTTTTTCGTCATTTTTTTATTTGGTGGCATTGCTCATTATATAGAGCCTGGGGTTTTCCCTGATTTGTTCGATGGAATTTGGTGGGCGATGGTGACCATTTCAACAGTGGGCTATGGAGATTTCGTACCTGAATCAATTCCAGGAAGACTTATTGGCGTGATTCTTATTTTAACTGGTGTTGGAATTTTTTCTTTCTTTATAACAAGTGTAGCTACTTCAGCAGTTAATGCAAAAGATAATCACGTAAAAGGGAAGCACTCGTTTCATAAAAAAGGGCATATCATCATTGTAGGGTGGAACGAACGAACCAGACTGTTACTAAATAAAATTAAGAAACAAAACTCAAAAGCCCATGTTGTGTTAATCGACGAAACATTAGAAAAAAAGCCCTCTAACCTATCTTGGGTCCATTTTGTTAAAGGGTCAGCCAGCCATGATCATATACTACATAAAGCAAACATCCATGAGGCTTATACGGCAATCATAACCGCTGACTCGCATGAGGAAGAAGGACTTGCCGATTCAAAAACGGTGCTTTCTTTACTTGCATTTAAAGGGGTCAACCCTAAAATTTATACAATTGCCGAAATCATTACAGAATCACAAATATCAAACGCGAGACGAGCTGGTGCGGATGAAATCGTGCAAAGTTCAGTTCTCCTCAGTTCTTTAATGAATAACGGTCCTGAATCTCATGGTGTAAGCCTGCTGATGCTGACTCTCTTACAAAAAGATACAAAAAATCAAATGGAATTAAAAAAACTTCCCGAAGAATGCATTGGCTTAACATATGGAGAGCTGTGTGAAGATTGGGATCTTTTTGAAGGTGAACACTTGTTAGGTATTTGGAGAGGTGATTCAGCTGAACTTCTGCCAGCTGACAGCTATGAACTAAAAGAAGGAGATCATTTAGTTGTTTTAGTAAAGAAAAAACAAACAGGCGACTAA
- a CDS encoding sodium-dependent transporter: MSQKQDQWTSKLGFILAAAGSAIGLGAIWKLPYVAGTSGGGAFFLIFLLFTIFLGLPLLLTEFTIGRKTQHEAITAYRMLAPGTFWHWIGKLGVATSFILLSFYSVVGGWIVIYLTRAITEGLAGREGTEFEQLFGQTISNPFLAVFAHLIFMVLTILVVRGGVQKGIERFSKIMMPALFILFLIIVIRSVTLPGAMEGVEFFLMPDFSSVTGETILFALGQAFFSLSLGVSIMVTYSSYLKSSESLPRSAVSIVGLTIFISILAGLAIFPAVFSFGLEPAEGPPLIFIVLPTVFSAIPFGSVFFVAFMALLLFATLTSAFSLLEMVVASVTKNDPTKRNKAAWTIGLLIFVMGIPSALSYGVMGDVLIFGNNFFDALDFLVSNIMLPLGALLIAIFAPLKIKKDELYEEIQKSSSIKRGLFNTWYILVKYVTPVAIIIAFLNVLGII, translated from the coding sequence ATGTCCCAAAAACAAGATCAGTGGACATCTAAGCTCGGTTTTATTTTAGCAGCTGCCGGCTCTGCTATTGGCCTAGGAGCGATTTGGAAACTACCTTATGTAGCAGGCACGAGTGGTGGTGGAGCATTCTTTTTGATCTTCCTACTATTCACAATCTTTTTAGGTTTGCCCTTGTTACTTACAGAATTTACGATTGGGCGTAAAACTCAGCATGAAGCCATTACGGCTTATCGGATGTTAGCACCTGGTACTTTTTGGCATTGGATTGGAAAGCTCGGAGTTGCTACATCTTTTATTTTATTGTCTTTTTATAGCGTTGTTGGTGGTTGGATTGTCATATATTTAACTCGAGCCATTACGGAAGGTCTTGCTGGAAGAGAAGGAACTGAGTTTGAGCAACTATTTGGACAAACGATAAGTAATCCGTTTTTAGCCGTGTTTGCTCATTTAATCTTTATGGTTTTGACAATCTTAGTTGTTCGAGGTGGTGTTCAAAAAGGAATCGAGCGATTTAGTAAGATTATGATGCCGGCCTTATTTATTTTATTTCTTATTATCGTGATCCGTTCTGTAACACTCCCAGGTGCTATGGAAGGTGTCGAATTCTTCTTAATGCCTGATTTTTCTTCTGTCACCGGTGAAACAATTCTATTTGCATTAGGACAAGCATTTTTCTCATTAAGTCTCGGTGTTTCGATTATGGTTACCTATAGTTCATATTTGAAATCATCTGAAAGTTTGCCACGTTCTGCAGTGTCAATTGTCGGCTTAACGATTTTTATTTCTATTTTAGCAGGGCTTGCCATTTTCCCGGCAGTTTTTTCATTCGGTCTGGAGCCCGCAGAAGGGCCACCGTTAATCTTCATCGTCTTACCTACAGTCTTTAGTGCGATCCCATTTGGAAGTGTGTTCTTTGTAGCGTTCATGGCGTTGCTATTGTTCGCAACATTAACTTCCGCATTTTCTTTATTAGAAATGGTCGTCGCTTCGGTTACAAAAAATGATCCGACAAAGCGAAATAAAGCTGCATGGACTATTGGTTTATTAATATTTGTAATGGGAATTCCCTCTGCCCTTTCCTACGGTGTAATGGGAGATGTACTGATATTCGGGAACAATTTCTTTGACGCACTAGACTTCCTGGTAAGTAATATTATGCTTCCACTAGGAGCCTTATTAATCGCGATATTCGCACCGCTAAAAATCAAGAAAGATGAACTGTATGAGGAAATCCAAAAAAGTTCGAGTATAAAACGAGGCCTATTTAATACATGGTATATCCTCGTCAAATACGTCACACCAGTCGCAATTATTATCGCCTTCCTCAACGTTCTTGGGATTATTTAA
- a CDS encoding tyrosine-type recombinase/integrase produces the protein MARLDKRKGKSQKVERAGITMRQSIKSIPVLYEKYYLAKEAEGRARSTLDSYRFHFRILFLYADHVGREPNIDRMDVEFYRHFVNWMRDEYVKNEGHKYKPESAKTVGLSATSINSVLKTLRNFYDFLIAEGLADHNPLHSVKNVRQVDKDITVLTADELRALLSAPDQRRYADFRDYVLMTLLLDSMMRINEACQLTRDDVDFNDCSVHIRADNVKTRKSRRVPIQRRTARLMKELVAEVSVFEDTELIFLANYGGSLTPNHFRHRLEKFAKQAEISKNVHPHLFRHTGATMALENGMDIRHLQMILGHADLRMTMRYTHLSDKSLSAQHERYSPMSVINGTLNKNRKILR, from the coding sequence TTGGCGCGTTTGGATAAGCGGAAGGGGAAGTCGCAGAAAGTCGAGCGAGCCGGGATCACTATGCGGCAATCAATAAAGAGTATACCGGTGCTCTACGAAAAGTATTACCTCGCGAAAGAGGCGGAAGGACGAGCGAGATCTACGTTAGATAGTTACCGCTTCCATTTTCGCATTTTATTTTTATACGCGGATCATGTCGGGCGGGAGCCGAATATTGATCGGATGGACGTGGAATTTTATCGTCATTTCGTTAACTGGATGCGCGATGAATACGTAAAAAATGAAGGCCATAAGTATAAGCCGGAGTCGGCGAAAACGGTTGGGCTGTCCGCTACATCGATTAATTCCGTACTAAAGACATTACGAAACTTCTACGATTTTCTAATCGCAGAGGGATTGGCGGATCATAATCCGCTTCACTCCGTCAAAAACGTTCGGCAGGTCGATAAGGACATCACGGTACTGACCGCGGACGAGCTAAGGGCGTTATTATCGGCACCCGATCAACGAAGGTACGCTGATTTCCGCGACTACGTACTTATGACGTTGCTACTCGATAGTATGATGCGGATCAACGAAGCATGTCAACTTACGCGCGACGACGTGGATTTTAACGACTGTTCCGTACATATACGGGCGGACAACGTTAAAACACGGAAAAGTCGTAGGGTTCCGATCCAACGACGCACTGCCCGGTTAATGAAGGAACTCGTAGCGGAGGTATCTGTATTCGAGGACACCGAGTTGATATTCCTCGCAAATTACGGCGGGTCGTTAACACCGAACCACTTCCGGCACAGGCTCGAAAAGTTTGCGAAACAAGCGGAGATATCGAAGAACGTTCATCCGCATTTGTTTCGGCATACTGGTGCGACGATGGCGTTAGAAAACGGAATGGACATCCGCCATTTACAAATGATTCTCGGTCATGCGGATTTAAGAATGACGATGAGATATACGCATTTATCGGATAAGTCGTTGAGCGCGCAACATGAACGGTACTCCCCGATGAGCGTAATCAACGGAACATTAAATAAGAATCGAAAAATATTGCGATGA
- a CDS encoding glucose-6-phosphate isomerase, whose amino-acid sequence MSKTISFDYKKASHFVSQREVEQLSGAIKSAHEALHNGTGAGNDFLGWIDLPVNYDKEEFSRIQKSAEKIKSDSDILLVIGIGGSYLGARAAIEALNHSFYNVLEKEQRNAPQVIFVGNNISSTYVRDLFDVLEGKDVSVNVISKSGTTTEPAIAFRIFREFLEKKYGIEEARKRIYATTDKEKGALKQLAIEEGYESFIIPDDVGGRFSVLTAVGLLPIAASGLNIESMMQGATDAREAYSSPNLVENEAYQYAAVRNALYNKGKTIELMVNYEPALHYVSEWWKQLYGESEGKDGKGIFPAAADFSTDLHSLGQYVQDGRRDLFETVLNVENVREELKITEAKDDLDKLNYLAGETMDFVNKRAYEGTMLAHMDGNVPNLVLNIPELNEYHFGYLVYFFEKACAISGYILGVNPFDQPGVEAYKKNMFALLGKPGFEKEKAELEKRL is encoded by the coding sequence ATGTCAAAAACGATTTCGTTTGACTACAAAAAAGCGTCTCACTTTGTCTCTCAACGCGAAGTAGAGCAATTGTCTGGAGCGATTAAGTCAGCTCATGAAGCTTTACATAACGGTACAGGTGCTGGAAATGACTTCTTAGGATGGATAGACCTTCCTGTTAACTACGATAAAGAAGAGTTTTCCCGCATTCAAAAATCAGCAGAGAAAATCAAGTCCGACTCCGATATTTTACTGGTGATCGGGATTGGCGGTTCTTATCTCGGTGCAAGAGCTGCTATTGAAGCCCTCAACCATTCATTTTATAACGTGTTAGAAAAAGAACAACGTAACGCTCCACAAGTTATCTTTGTAGGAAATAATATCAGTTCTACTTATGTTCGCGATCTTTTTGATGTGCTAGAAGGAAAAGACGTATCGGTTAACGTCATTTCAAAATCCGGAACAACTACAGAACCGGCAATTGCATTCCGTATATTCCGTGAGTTTTTAGAGAAAAAATACGGAATTGAGGAAGCACGCAAACGTATTTATGCAACAACGGATAAAGAAAAAGGTGCTTTAAAGCAGCTTGCAATTGAAGAAGGGTACGAATCATTTATAATCCCTGATGATGTCGGCGGCCGCTTTTCTGTTTTAACAGCTGTGGGACTTCTGCCAATTGCTGCAAGTGGGTTAAACATTGAATCGATGATGCAAGGAGCAACGGATGCTCGTGAAGCATACAGTAGTCCGAACCTTGTTGAAAATGAAGCTTATCAATATGCTGCCGTACGAAATGCTCTTTACAACAAAGGAAAGACGATTGAGCTCATGGTAAACTATGAGCCAGCTTTACACTATGTAAGTGAATGGTGGAAGCAATTGTACGGAGAAAGTGAAGGGAAAGACGGTAAAGGAATTTTCCCGGCCGCAGCGGACTTTTCAACAGACCTACATTCCCTAGGTCAGTACGTTCAAGACGGGCGTCGCGACCTTTTTGAAACAGTTCTTAATGTAGAAAATGTACGTGAAGAATTGAAGATCACAGAAGCAAAAGACGACCTAGATAAACTTAATTATCTTGCTGGAGAAACAATGGACTTTGTTAACAAAAGGGCTTATGAAGGTACGATGCTAGCGCATATGGACGGTAACGTTCCAAACTTAGTGTTAAACATTCCAGAATTGAATGAATACCACTTCGGCTATCTCGTATACTTTTTCGAAAAAGCATGTGCAATCAGCGGTTACATTCTTGGTGTGAACCCATTTGACCAACCAGGAGTAGAAGCCTATAAGAAAAACATGTTCGCCCTACTCGGCAAGCCAGGTTTTGAAAAAGAAAAAGCAGAGCTTGAAAAAAGACTGTAA
- the yugI gene encoding S1 domain-containing post-transcriptional regulator GSP13, which produces MSSNYEVGSIVEGKVTGIKPFGAFVALDQDKQGLVHISHIAHGFVKDINEHLSVGDEVKVKVLSIDEESGKISLSIRETQPKPERPARQERPKRPAQGGGGGGKRHTNEKPQGFNTLEEKLKGWLKQSNEIQADLNKRAKK; this is translated from the coding sequence ATGTCAAGTAATTATGAAGTTGGCAGTATTGTCGAAGGAAAAGTAACTGGGATTAAACCTTTTGGTGCGTTCGTAGCCTTAGATCAAGATAAACAGGGTCTAGTTCACATTTCACACATCGCTCACGGGTTCGTTAAAGATATTAATGAACACCTTTCTGTTGGCGACGAAGTAAAAGTGAAAGTATTGTCTATAGATGAAGAATCAGGCAAAATTTCACTATCTATCCGTGAAACGCAACCTAAGCCGGAGCGTCCAGCACGTCAAGAACGTCCAAAGCGCCCAGCACAAGGCGGAGGTGGCGGTGGTAAACGTCACACAAATGAGAAGCCTCAAGGATTTAACACTCTTGAAGAAAAACTCAAAGGTTGGTTGAAGCAGTCTAACGAAATTCAAGCTGACTTAAATAAGCGCGCAAAAAAATAA
- a CDS encoding DUF378 domain-containing protein — protein sequence MSGIQRTALVLSIIGAVNWGLIGFFRFDLIAAIFGGQAAGFSRFIYAIVGLAGLYCISILFKPDEELERSPEPQR from the coding sequence ATGAGCGGTATTCAACGCACAGCTCTTGTTTTGTCCATTATCGGAGCAGTAAACTGGGGCTTAATCGGATTCTTCCGGTTTGACCTTATAGCAGCCATCTTCGGTGGTCAAGCTGCCGGTTTTTCACGTTTCATCTATGCTATTGTCGGATTGGCTGGGTTATATTGTATCTCCATTCTATTCAAGCCAGACGAAGAGTTGGAACGTAGTCCAGAACCCCAACGGTAG
- a CDS encoding aminotransferase, with the protein MTSSQEKSNQYLSSAVKRIQPSGIRKFFDLASSMDNIISLGVGEPDYSTPWNVREASIASLERGITSYTANAGMLELREAISRYLENEFETLYNPSDEIIVTAGASEAIDLALRATVNPGEEVLIVEPSFVSYAPLVSLVGGVPVPVATSIENGFKVTAEQIERCVTEKTKAILLCFPNNPTGTIMSKLELEKVAAVIKRHDLLVYSDEIYAEMTYDNQHVSVPSLDGMWERTILISGFSKAFAMTGWRLGYVTAPSHLASGMLKIHQYAMMCASTMAQYGAIEALKNGKEEMLEMIESYRQRRNFFVSSLKEIGLTCHKPGGAFYAFPSIESTGLSSEAFAEKLLFDERVAVVPGNVFGAGGEGHIRCSYASSLSQLEEAVERIDSFLGKIR; encoded by the coding sequence ATGACGTCATCACAAGAAAAATCCAATCAATATTTATCAAGCGCGGTAAAACGAATTCAGCCGTCGGGGATTCGAAAGTTTTTCGACTTGGCGTCCTCGATGGACAATATCATTTCGTTAGGTGTGGGAGAACCAGACTATTCGACTCCATGGAACGTGCGCGAAGCAAGTATCGCTTCTTTAGAAAGAGGAATTACCTCGTATACAGCGAATGCAGGCATGCTCGAACTTCGAGAAGCGATTTCTCGTTACTTAGAGAATGAATTTGAGACTCTGTATAATCCGTCCGATGAAATCATCGTAACAGCTGGAGCAAGTGAAGCCATTGATCTTGCATTGCGGGCAACTGTGAACCCAGGTGAAGAAGTGTTGATTGTTGAACCAAGCTTCGTATCCTACGCCCCTCTTGTTTCTTTAGTCGGTGGAGTTCCAGTCCCTGTGGCAACTTCGATTGAAAACGGCTTTAAAGTAACCGCAGAACAGATTGAACGATGTGTCACTGAAAAAACGAAAGCGATTTTACTTTGTTTTCCAAATAACCCCACTGGTACAATCATGTCAAAATTAGAGCTGGAGAAAGTTGCTGCAGTTATTAAACGCCATGACTTGCTTGTCTATTCTGATGAAATTTATGCTGAGATGACCTACGATAATCAGCACGTAAGTGTCCCGAGTCTAGATGGGATGTGGGAGAGGACGATATTAATTTCCGGCTTTTCAAAAGCCTTTGCGATGACAGGATGGCGATTAGGGTATGTAACTGCACCTTCACACCTTGCTTCGGGTATGCTGAAAATTCACCAATATGCGATGATGTGCGCGTCGACTATGGCTCAATATGGTGCGATAGAAGCCCTGAAAAATGGAAAAGAAGAAATGCTGGAAATGATCGAGAGCTACAGGCAACGTCGGAATTTCTTTGTAAGTTCGTTAAAGGAAATCGGTCTCACCTGTCATAAACCAGGTGGCGCGTTTTATGCTTTTCCATCTATAGAATCAACAGGGCTATCCTCAGAAGCTTTCGCTGAAAAGTTACTTTTTGATGAAAGGGTCGCGGTCGTACCGGGAAATGTGTTTGGTGCTGGTGGCGAAGGCCATATCCGTTGCTCCTATGCTAGTTCTTTATCTCAGCTAGAAGAGGCGGTTGAGAGGATTGACAGTTTTTTGGGGAAAATACGGTGA
- a CDS encoding YugN family protein, with amino-acid sequence MIEVQSPLENQEFKLIDLEKKLKPIGYAIGGGWDYDHGYFDYVMNDESSYLCVRLPFYAAKGELDTRGVIVRLGRPFLLAHTYESGQDDDNTYDPNPWVNQFAEPEDKDDNFPGEWINTGKEYIKELEQVILHDMKIYPRGD; translated from the coding sequence ATGATTGAAGTCCAATCTCCCTTGGAAAATCAGGAATTTAAACTAATTGATTTAGAAAAGAAATTAAAACCAATTGGCTATGCGATTGGTGGAGGATGGGATTATGATCACGGGTATTTTGATTACGTTATGAATGATGAATCGAGCTATTTGTGTGTGAGGCTTCCTTTTTATGCAGCAAAAGGGGAGCTTGACACAAGAGGAGTGATTGTTAGACTGGGGCGACCATTTCTATTAGCGCACACGTACGAAAGCGGGCAAGACGATGATAACACTTATGACCCGAATCCATGGGTCAATCAGTTCGCGGAACCTGAAGACAAAGACGACAACTTCCCAGGGGAATGGATCAACACAGGGAAGGAATATATAAAAGAGCTGGAGCAAGTTATTTTGCACGACATGAAAATTTACCCAAGAGGCGACTAA
- a CDS encoding Lrp/AsnC family transcriptional regulator → MEKEMELLRLLEKNGRMPVITIAKMLDLTVEKVEERMSDLEKRKVILGYSGIVDWTKVDSPEGITAMIDVKVQPKRGVGFDEVAERIYRFKEVKALYLMSGTYDLSVVIEGTTMSEVGQFVSEKLSTLESVLSTTTHFQLKKYKHDGVVFEDGDEDHRIVVSP, encoded by the coding sequence ATGGAAAAAGAAATGGAACTGCTCAGGCTTTTAGAAAAAAACGGCCGAATGCCTGTAATCACGATAGCTAAAATGCTTGATTTAACGGTCGAAAAAGTAGAAGAACGAATGAGTGATTTGGAGAAAAGAAAGGTGATCCTCGGTTATTCTGGAATTGTTGACTGGACAAAAGTAGATAGCCCAGAAGGAATAACTGCGATGATTGATGTAAAAGTTCAACCAAAACGAGGCGTCGGTTTTGATGAAGTCGCTGAGCGCATTTACCGTTTTAAAGAAGTAAAAGCGTTATACCTCATGTCGGGTACATATGATTTATCAGTCGTGATTGAAGGAACAACAATGTCTGAGGTCGGGCAGTTTGTTTCTGAAAAATTATCAACATTGGAATCGGTTTTATCTACAACGACACACTTTCAGTTGAAAAAATACAAGCACGATGGTGTCGTTTTTGAAGACGGGGATGAAGACCATCGGATTGTGGTATCGCCATGA
- a CDS encoding iron-containing alcohol dehydrogenase, translating to MDNFIYQNPTRLIFGQGQVKEQLVNQLMLFGNKILLVYGGGSIKRNGLHEEVTTLLNEAGFKVSELAGVEPNPRLDTVHKGVEICKTDEIDVLLAVGGGSVIDCTKAIAAGAKYDGDAWDLVTKKETPEDALPFGTVLTLAATGSEMNSGSVITNWETHEKYGWGSPLVFPKFSILDPANTLSVPKDHTIYGIVDMMSHVFEQYFHVQTNTPLQENMCEAVLKTVIEAGPELVENLDDVKLRETILYSGTIALNGTLQMGARGDWASHNIEHAVSAVYDIPHAGGLAILFPQWMRHHLDKGERKLVQLAVNVWGISTEGKSDRQVAEEGIERLEQFWSSLGAPNRLADYDIDDSRIGEMADKAMARGPFGNFNALEKEDVVAILNAAL from the coding sequence TTGGATAACTTTATTTATCAAAATCCGACTCGACTTATTTTTGGTCAAGGACAAGTAAAAGAACAGCTTGTAAATCAATTAATGCTATTTGGAAATAAAATTCTTCTTGTTTATGGAGGAGGAAGTATTAAACGTAACGGTCTTCATGAAGAAGTAACGACTCTTTTAAATGAAGCTGGTTTTAAGGTCAGTGAATTGGCAGGGGTAGAACCAAACCCACGTCTTGATACAGTACATAAAGGCGTAGAAATTTGTAAAACAGATGAGATTGACGTCCTATTAGCTGTCGGGGGCGGCAGTGTTATTGACTGTACGAAAGCGATTGCTGCCGGGGCAAAATACGATGGTGATGCTTGGGATTTAGTAACGAAAAAAGAAACACCTGAAGATGCGCTACCGTTCGGAACGGTCCTTACGTTAGCCGCAACGGGTTCTGAAATGAATTCAGGGTCTGTTATAACAAACTGGGAAACCCATGAGAAATATGGATGGGGAAGCCCACTTGTGTTCCCGAAATTTTCGATCCTTGACCCAGCAAATACGCTTTCGGTTCCAAAGGATCATACGATTTATGGGATCGTTGACATGATGAGTCACGTATTTGAACAGTACTTTCACGTGCAAACAAACACACCACTACAAGAAAATATGTGTGAAGCTGTCCTCAAAACAGTGATCGAAGCAGGACCAGAGCTGGTCGAAAACTTAGATGATGTAAAGCTTCGTGAAACGATCCTTTATTCTGGTACCATTGCCTTAAACGGAACACTGCAAATGGGGGCTCGAGGAGACTGGGCATCACACAACATTGAGCACGCCGTCTCTGCTGTTTACGATATTCCTCACGCAGGAGGACTTGCGATTTTATTCCCGCAATGGATGAGACATCATTTGGACAAAGGAGAGCGCAAATTAGTTCAGCTTGCCGTGAATGTATGGGGGATTAGCACTGAAGGTAAATCGGACCGTCAAGTTGCTGAAGAAGGTATTGAACGCTTAGAACAATTTTGGAGCAGTTTAGGAGCACCCAACCGTCTCGCCGATTATGACATTGATGATAGCCGAATCGGTGAAATGGCCGACAAAGCGATGGCAAGAGGCCCATTTGGAAACTTTAATGCTTTGGAAAAAGAAGACGTTGTTGCAATTTTAAATGCAGCATTATAA